In one Candidatus Nomurabacteria bacterium genomic region, the following are encoded:
- a CDS encoding UDP-N-acetylglucosamine 1-carboxyvinyltransferase → MTPQDYKLKIGNLIQESRQNRGFTQAQLAEALGTSQSAINRIEKGGQNISLEMIARISDVLSHDIMTLNQTGKINFRVHGGSKLSGNITVKTSKNAAVALLCASLLNHGKTVLRHVAKIEEVNRIVEVLQSIGVKVRWLNDDGDLEIIPPKKLKLEDMDVAAAKRTRTIIMFLGPLLHQYRNFHLPFAGGCNLGTRTVEPHMTGLRPFGLEVEATTNYYSATSSPKKVDHTIVLTERGDTVTENVIMAASLHEGTVTIRNASANYAVQDLCVFLKKLGVKIEGIGTTTLHITGVSYINKDVEYYPSEDPIEAMSFIAAGVVTGSEITIERSPIEFLEIELATLAEMGLQYELSDEYLAKNSHTRLVDIHLKHSKLKAAKDKLHALPFPGINMDNLPFMGLIATTANGRTMIHDWSYENRAIYFTELTKLNASVELLDPHRVYVTGPTKWKPADVTAPPALRPSVVVLLAMLAAPGDSILRDVYSINRGYEDFANRLNSLGAHIETIREI, encoded by the coding sequence ATGACCCCTCAAGATTACAAACTTAAAATCGGCAATCTCATTCAAGAAAGTCGACAGAATCGTGGCTTTACACAAGCACAATTAGCAGAGGCGCTTGGTACTAGCCAGAGCGCAATTAACCGTATCGAAAAAGGCGGCCAAAACATTAGTCTTGAGATGATTGCCCGCATCAGCGATGTGTTGTCTCACGATATCATGACACTCAATCAAACGGGCAAGATTAACTTTCGCGTGCATGGCGGCTCTAAGCTGTCGGGGAACATCACGGTTAAGACTAGCAAAAACGCCGCAGTTGCTCTGCTTTGCGCCAGCCTCCTTAACCATGGCAAAACAGTACTACGCCACGTTGCCAAAATAGAAGAAGTAAACCGCATCGTCGAAGTGCTACAAAGTATCGGCGTCAAAGTCCGCTGGCTCAACGATGACGGCGACCTAGAAATCATCCCGCCTAAGAAACTAAAGCTTGAAGACATGGACGTCGCTGCTGCAAAACGCACACGAACGATTATCATGTTCCTGGGCCCACTTCTGCACCAATACCGCAACTTTCACCTACCCTTTGCCGGTGGCTGCAACTTAGGCACTCGTACGGTAGAGCCGCACATGACTGGCTTGCGTCCTTTCGGTCTAGAGGTAGAAGCGACCACTAATTACTACAGCGCAACGTCTTCGCCGAAAAAAGTTGATCACACAATCGTTCTCACAGAACGCGGTGACACCGTGACCGAAAACGTCATCATGGCAGCATCGCTTCACGAAGGTACCGTGACAATTAGAAACGCCAGCGCTAACTATGCAGTTCAGGACCTGTGCGTATTTCTGAAAAAACTTGGCGTCAAAATTGAAGGCATCGGCACGACAACGCTCCACATCACCGGCGTATCATACATAAACAAAGATGTCGAATATTACCCAAGCGAAGACCCTATTGAAGCTATGAGCTTCATCGCCGCCGGTGTAGTTACTGGAAGTGAAATCACCATAGAGCGTTCACCGATTGAATTCCTGGAAATTGAACTGGCAACACTAGCTGAAATGGGGCTGCAGTACGAGCTGAGTGATGAGTACCTAGCAAAAAACAGCCACACCCGCTTAGTAGACATTCACTTGAAACACTCTAAACTGAAAGCCGCCAAGGACAAGTTGCACGCCCTGCCCTTTCCGGGTATCAATATGGACAACCTGCCCTTCATGGGCCTTATTGCCACAACCGCGAATGGCCGTACGATGATTCACGACTGGTCTTACGAAAATCGCGCAATTTACTTTACCGAACTGACAAAGCTCAATGCCTCCGTGGAACTTCTCGACCCGCACCGCGTGTATGTAACCGGACCTACCAAATGGAAGCCTGCGGATGTCACGGCACCTCCAGCATTACGACCGTCTGTCGTTGTATTGCTAGCCATGCTAGCGGCTCCTGGAGATTCTATATTACGCGACGTTTACTCGATCAACCGTGGATATGAGGATTTTGCCAACCGGCTCAACAGTCTTGGTGCGCACATAGAAACCATCCGCGAGATATAG
- a CDS encoding serine hydroxymethyltransferase: MNDTQVADLIAGEERRERDGLELIPSENYVSADVLKALGSVFTNKYSEGYPGKRYYGGQEFTDQIEQLAIDRAKQLFGSDHANVQPHSGAQANEAVYHAWCEPGDTILAMDLSHGGHLTHGAPVTVLARSFNFVRYKMKDPSTGEIDYDELRRLALEHKPKIILAGFSAYPRELDYAKFAEIGNEIGALLVADMAHIAGLIAGGVAKNPFDYGFHVVTTTTHKTLRGPRGGLILSKGVVSNPLKAPEKTIENIPTLIDRTVFPGVQGGPHMHAVAAKAVAFGEALKPEFKAYAEQIVKNAAVLADELQKHGFQLVTGGTSNHLILADVQKSFGIDGKVVEQALDKIGLTLNANAVPDDTLPPFRPSGIRLGTPAITTRGLREQHMVQLAEWMKRAVDAHDDDITLANLGEEVKEFVQTFPLPSDK; this comes from the coding sequence ATGAATGATACACAGGTTGCTGATTTGATTGCAGGAGAAGAGCGTCGCGAACGAGACGGACTCGAGCTTATTCCTAGTGAGAACTATGTATCTGCTGACGTGCTGAAGGCGCTTGGTAGTGTGTTTACGAACAAATATTCCGAAGGCTACCCAGGTAAGCGGTATTACGGGGGTCAGGAATTTACTGATCAAATTGAACAATTGGCGATTGACCGTGCAAAACAGCTTTTTGGTTCCGATCACGCAAATGTACAGCCGCATTCCGGTGCTCAGGCGAACGAAGCGGTTTATCATGCCTGGTGCGAACCAGGCGACACGATTTTGGCCATGGATCTTAGTCATGGCGGTCATCTGACACACGGCGCACCTGTGACGGTATTGGCTCGTAGCTTCAACTTTGTCCGCTATAAGATGAAAGACCCGTCAACCGGTGAAATCGACTACGACGAACTACGTCGTCTTGCGCTGGAGCACAAACCGAAGATTATACTGGCCGGCTTTAGCGCGTATCCACGTGAACTAGACTATGCTAAATTTGCCGAAATCGGTAATGAGATTGGCGCGTTGCTCGTAGCGGATATGGCACATATTGCCGGGCTTATTGCCGGCGGCGTAGCAAAGAATCCGTTTGACTATGGTTTCCATGTCGTTACGACTACTACGCACAAAACATTACGTGGTCCGCGTGGTGGTTTGATCTTGAGCAAGGGCGTGGTGAGTAATCCTCTGAAGGCCCCGGAGAAGACAATAGAAAACATCCCCACGCTGATTGACCGTACAGTGTTTCCTGGAGTACAGGGTGGCCCGCATATGCATGCTGTTGCGGCAAAGGCTGTGGCATTCGGCGAAGCACTCAAGCCAGAGTTTAAGGCGTATGCTGAACAAATCGTCAAAAACGCCGCTGTACTAGCCGACGAGTTGCAAAAACACGGTTTCCAACTCGTTACCGGCGGCACGAGCAATCACCTTATACTTGCTGACGTGCAGAAATCATTTGGCATCGATGGTAAGGTAGTCGAGCAGGCACTCGACAAGATCGGTCTGACGCTCAATGCCAACGCAGTGCCAGACGATACGCTGCCTCCGTTTAGGCCAAGCGGTATACGATTGGGCACGCCAGCCATCACTACTCGTGGCTTGCGCGAGCAGCATATGGTTCAGCTGGCGGAGTGGATGAAACGGGCGGTTGACGCACATGATGACGACATTACGCTGGCGAATCTTGGCGAAGAAGTCAAAGAATTTGTACAGACGTTTCCTTTGCCCAGCGATAAGTGA
- a CDS encoding type II secretion system protein, translating to MNLANLKTKRAQGGFTIVELLIVIVVIGILAAIVIVAYNGVTTKANDSADAANAQSLDKVAEAVNADLSTGYPWGNSDATLKTAFNADSTTTSIPQGLGVIYIASTGAAPSYASANTAAASKNYYVKVCSAAAPNSTGLNVYYPKRSDSSVQVIKAGTGCN from the coding sequence ATGAATTTAGCAAATCTTAAAACCAAGCGAGCGCAAGGCGGTTTCACTATCGTTGAGCTCTTGATTGTCATCGTCGTCATCGGCATCTTGGCAGCAATCGTGATTGTGGCCTACAACGGTGTCACCACCAAAGCAAACGACAGCGCCGACGCTGCAAACGCACAATCTCTCGACAAAGTTGCCGAAGCGGTCAATGCTGACCTCTCAACTGGTTACCCATGGGGCAACTCAGACGCAACACTAAAAACTGCGTTTAACGCTGACTCCACAACAACATCAATTCCTCAGGGTCTTGGCGTTATTTACATTGCATCAACTGGAGCAGCACCTTCTTACGCCAGCGCAAATACTGCAGCAGCCAGCAAAAACTACTACGTCAAGGTTTGTTCAGCTGCGGCACCAAACAGCACCGGACTTAACGTCTACTACCCGAAGCGATCTGACAGCTCAGTACAGGTCATCAAAGCCGGTACAGGTTGTAATTAG
- the murB gene encoding UDP-N-acetylmuramate dehydrogenase — MNVQTNIPLSTLTTMKIGGNADYVVDVTSPDELRQAYLNAKKLTLPTYIIGGGSNLIAHDEGFQGVIIHNKIGGIEVITDDQQSTVIKVGSGILWDDLVKLTVEHGLYSIACMSGIPGTVGAAPVQNIGAYGQELSSTFVSLEAYDILQDKFVVLDHTDCNFSYRSSIFRTSEVGHYAIYSVTLQLPKIPLQPPLYDSLQKRLETAGITQYSPQIIRDNVLAIRAEKLPDPAVMPNAGSFFKNAVVESWKAEELKNNGYSDLPTYAVDETYQKIPAGWLIDQSDLKGEVLHGMKIHDKNAVVLINESATGYSDLQEAKKEIIETVNGRFNIILEQEPLELLPLEQSSAIIENTVDN; from the coding sequence ATGAATGTACAAACAAACATACCACTAAGCACACTAACTACCATGAAAATCGGCGGCAACGCTGATTATGTAGTAGACGTTACGTCTCCCGACGAGTTGCGCCAAGCATACCTCAATGCCAAAAAACTTACATTACCAACGTATATCATCGGTGGCGGTAGCAACTTGATTGCCCATGATGAAGGCTTCCAGGGTGTCATCATCCACAACAAAATCGGCGGTATAGAAGTCATAACTGACGATCAACAGTCAACCGTCATCAAAGTCGGTAGTGGGATATTATGGGACGATCTGGTCAAACTGACCGTCGAGCACGGCCTATATAGCATAGCGTGCATGTCTGGCATACCCGGAACTGTCGGAGCCGCCCCAGTACAAAACATCGGAGCCTACGGCCAAGAACTCTCTAGCACGTTCGTATCGCTTGAAGCTTACGACATCCTTCAAGACAAATTCGTCGTCCTCGATCATACGGATTGCAATTTTTCGTACCGCAGTAGCATATTTCGTACTTCCGAAGTGGGGCATTACGCTATTTACAGCGTCACTCTGCAGCTACCTAAAATCCCGTTGCAACCGCCGCTATATGACAGTCTGCAAAAACGTTTAGAGACTGCGGGTATCACCCAGTATTCACCGCAAATCATCCGCGACAACGTACTCGCCATACGCGCTGAAAAATTGCCCGATCCAGCAGTTATGCCTAACGCTGGTTCGTTTTTCAAAAATGCTGTTGTGGAATCTTGGAAAGCGGAAGAACTAAAAAACAACGGCTACTCCGACCTGCCAACATACGCCGTCGACGAGACGTATCAAAAAATTCCCGCCGGATGGCTCATAGACCAAAGCGACCTCAAGGGCGAGGTGTTACATGGCATGAAAATCCACGACAAAAACGCCGTCGTACTAATAAACGAGTCTGCTACAGGTTACTCAGACCTTCAAGAAGCAAAAAAGGAAATCATCGAAACCGTCAACGGAAGATTTAACATCATACTTGAGCAAGAACCCCTTGAGCTGCTTCCTCTGGAACAATCGTCGGCAATCATAGAAAATACTGTTGATAATTAA